A genome region from Arachis duranensis cultivar V14167 chromosome 6, aradu.V14167.gnm2.J7QH, whole genome shotgun sequence includes the following:
- the LOC107493863 gene encoding histone deacetylase HDT1 isoform X2 encodes MEFWGVEVKSGETLEVDPGYGKMIHLSMACLGEVKKDKGEPVTVYVKFGDQRLVIGTLTSENFPQISYDLIFEKEFELSHNWKNGSVFFTGYKAEPPLESENEEDSEEFEDIPVAAANGNSELEVKNAVKLDANEAKQKEKIGDPRKKEKANEKDANGEDEEDSSDADSDESDEDSSEDEAMANGEKGGEGEDDSDDDDDKDEDDDDDDDDESDKEETLKKAELSKKRVHESSKKTPVPEKKAKFVTPEKIDNKGGVHVATPYPTKQAIKAAANNRQPVKQQTPKLVGDYGCKDCNRLFKTEDALNSHNKAKHSAK; translated from the exons ATGGAGTTCTGGG GTGTTGAAGTAAAAAGCGGAGAAACTCTCGAGGTTGATCCGGGATATGGCAAGATGATCCATCTTTCAATG GCATGCCTGGGTGAGGTTAAGAAGGATAAAGGCGAACCAGTGACTGTGTATGTGAAATTTGGTGACCAGAGGCTTGTGATTGGAACACTTACTTCTGAGAACTTTCCTCAGATTTCTTATGATTTAATATTTGAGAAGGAATTTGAGCTATCACATAACTGGAAAAATGGGAGTGTCTTCTTTACTGGATATAAAGCTGAACCTCCTTTGGAAT ctgaaaatgaagaagactCTGAAG AGTTCGAAGATATTCCAGTTGCTGCTGCCAATG GAAATTCTGAGCTTGAGGTAAAGAATGCTGTCAAACTTGATGCCAATGAAGCTAAACAAAAGGAGAAAATAGGGGAtccaagaaagaaagagaaagcaaatgAAAAGGATGCAAATGGTGAAGATGAGGAAGATTCATCTGATGCTGACTCTGATGAATCTGATGAGGATTCTAGTGAAGATGAG GCCATGGCAAATGGTGAGAAAGGTGGTGAAGGTGAAGATGactctgatgatgatgatgacaaggACGAAGATGATGACGATGACGATGACGATGAATCTGACAAGGAGGAGACACTCAAGAAG GCTGAATTGAGCAAAAAGAGGGTTCATGAATCATCCAAGAAAACACCTGTTCCAGAGAAGAAGGCAAAATTTGTTACTCCTGAAAAGATTG ACAACAAGGGTGGTGTTCATGTTGCAACTCCTTACCCAACTAAGCAGGCTATCAAGGCAGCTGCCAATAACAGGCAACCGGTGAAGCAGCAGACTCCAAAGTTAGTTGGAGACTATGGCTGCAAGGATTGCAACAG GTTGTTTAAGACAGAAGATGCCTTAAACTCCCATAACAAGGCCAAGCACAGTGCTAAGTGA
- the LOC107493863 gene encoding histone deacetylase HDT1 isoform X1, translating to MNLNIPTFFCVEVKSGETLEVDPGYGKMIHLSMACLGEVKKDKGEPVTVYVKFGDQRLVIGTLTSENFPQISYDLIFEKEFELSHNWKNGSVFFTGYKAEPPLESENEEDSEEFEDIPVAAANGNSELEVKNAVKLDANEAKQKEKIGDPRKKEKANEKDANGEDEEDSSDADSDESDEDSSEDEAMANGEKGGEGEDDSDDDDDKDEDDDDDDDDESDKEETLKKAELSKKRVHESSKKTPVPEKKAKFVTPEKIDNKGGVHVATPYPTKQAIKAAANNRQPVKQQTPKLVGDYGCKDCNRLFKTEDALNSHNKAKHSAK from the exons ATGAACCTTAACATTCCCACTTTCTTTT GTGTTGAAGTAAAAAGCGGAGAAACTCTCGAGGTTGATCCGGGATATGGCAAGATGATCCATCTTTCAATG GCATGCCTGGGTGAGGTTAAGAAGGATAAAGGCGAACCAGTGACTGTGTATGTGAAATTTGGTGACCAGAGGCTTGTGATTGGAACACTTACTTCTGAGAACTTTCCTCAGATTTCTTATGATTTAATATTTGAGAAGGAATTTGAGCTATCACATAACTGGAAAAATGGGAGTGTCTTCTTTACTGGATATAAAGCTGAACCTCCTTTGGAAT ctgaaaatgaagaagactCTGAAG AGTTCGAAGATATTCCAGTTGCTGCTGCCAATG GAAATTCTGAGCTTGAGGTAAAGAATGCTGTCAAACTTGATGCCAATGAAGCTAAACAAAAGGAGAAAATAGGGGAtccaagaaagaaagagaaagcaaatgAAAAGGATGCAAATGGTGAAGATGAGGAAGATTCATCTGATGCTGACTCTGATGAATCTGATGAGGATTCTAGTGAAGATGAG GCCATGGCAAATGGTGAGAAAGGTGGTGAAGGTGAAGATGactctgatgatgatgatgacaaggACGAAGATGATGACGATGACGATGACGATGAATCTGACAAGGAGGAGACACTCAAGAAG GCTGAATTGAGCAAAAAGAGGGTTCATGAATCATCCAAGAAAACACCTGTTCCAGAGAAGAAGGCAAAATTTGTTACTCCTGAAAAGATTG ACAACAAGGGTGGTGTTCATGTTGCAACTCCTTACCCAACTAAGCAGGCTATCAAGGCAGCTGCCAATAACAGGCAACCGGTGAAGCAGCAGACTCCAAAGTTAGTTGGAGACTATGGCTGCAAGGATTGCAACAG GTTGTTTAAGACAGAAGATGCCTTAAACTCCCATAACAAGGCCAAGCACAGTGCTAAGTGA